Genomic segment of Polycladomyces abyssicola:
CGTATTACAACAGACAGGGGCCCGTAACCGGGCCCCCCTCAACACAACATTACCGAGGCTTACAATGCCTCAACTAATGCCTTCACTTTTTCTTTTTGTTCTTCATCCAGCTCAACCAGCGGCAGCCGAACGTACGGTTCGCACAATCCTTTTAGCGACAGGGCATATTTAACCGGCACCGGATTGGGGGCCATGAACAGACCCTCAAACAGCGGCAGATACCGCGCATGCAGTTTGGCCGCGGTCTGCACATCACCCGCAAAATACGATTGCATCATTTTCTGCATACCGGAGCCGACCAAATGACTGGCTACACTGACGATCCCGTGGCCACCCACAGCCAACGTCGGCAAGGTGAGTGCGTCATCACCACTGTATACCGCTACCCCTTCAGGTACGCGGTCAGCCAATTTTCCGGCCTGGATGACACTGCCGCTTGCCTCCTTGAAAGCGACAATATTATCGATCTCGGCCAAGCGGGCCATGGTTTCCACAGTTAAATTTACTCCGGTGCGGCCCGGAATGTTGTACACCATCACCGGAAGGGATGTGGACTCAGCCACCGTCCGGAAATGCCGATACAGTCCTTCCTGGGACGGTTTGTTGTAGTACGGTGCCACCAACATGACACCGTCGACGCCCATTTGTTCGGCTTCTCGCGTCAATGCAACGGAAGCCGCCGTGTTGTTGCTGCCCGTACTGGCCATCACTTTGACTCTGCCGGCCGCATGTTGAACCGTACGGCGGAAAAGCTCCAATTTCTCGTCGTGGGAGAGGGTGGGCGATTCTCCCGTCGTTCCCGCGACGACGATCGTCTCCGTTCCTGTAGCGATCAAATGATCGATCAACGCCGACACCTTCGGCCAATCAATGGTTCCTTCCGAGGTGAACGGCGTGATCATGGCTGTCAGCAATCGACCGAATTTCACGATCTTCCCTCCCCGTTCACTCCGCCGTCTGATAGTGGATGTTGTGCAGCTCGAATTTGCGGTGCAATGCCCGAACAGCCTTCACCATATCCTCCCCGCGCACCAACACCCACAAAGTAGTATGCGAATCGGCGGACTGCAAAATTTGAATATCTTCTTCCGTCAACGCCTCCACCATCTTGGCCATCGCACCCGGCACACCGGCGATGCCAGCTCCAACCGCAGAGACCTTGGCACAATGACGGTGCAACTCCGGTTCGAAGCCGAGGGATCGGAGAATTTCTTCGGCCCGATCCGCCAATTCATCAAAAACGGTGTAGGCAACGCCGCTCGGATTGACGTTGATGAAATCGACGCTGATGCCGTTTTCGGCCATCGCCTTGAACACCTTGAGCTGAAAATCGTATTGCCCTTCCTTGGCTTTCACTTTGATCTGCGTGACATTGGGCACTTGTGTAATGCCGGTGATCAGACGATCCTGCACTTCCCCGGCCAGACGTGTCACTTCCGAGGTACTGGTGACAAGTGTCCCCGGATTGTCCGTCATCGTCGAGCGGACACGAATCGGTACGTTGGTCTGCATGGCGATTTCCACCGCACGGGGGTGAATCACCTTGGCTCCCTGGAACGCCAGATTGCACATTTCCGTATAGGTGACGGTTTCCAACGGAACCGCATCTTCCACGATCCGCGGATCAGCCGTCATGATTCCGTCCACGTCGGTGAAGATATCCACCATTTCCGCTCCCAGTGCAACACCCAGGGCGGTGGCCGTCGTATCGCTCCCGCCGCGTCCTAGCGTGGTGATTTCACCGTCTGTGGTTTTTCCTTGAAAACCGGCGACGATGACCACTTTCCCCTTCTTCAGTTCTTGGTGGATACGGCTGGGATTGATCGTGATGATTTGTGCGTTGTTATGTTGATGATTGGTAATGATTCCTGCTTGCCCACCGGTCAGTACTGTATTATCGATCCCTTCCCGGTGCAACATGCTCGACAAAGTGGTTGCGGAGATGATTTCTCCGCAACTCAGCAATAAATCGCGTTCTCTCGGTTGGAGAGAACGCCCGTTTTGGTTGATCAGATCCAACAAGGTGTCGGTCGCGTAGGGATCCCCCTTGCGTCCCATCGCCGACACGACCACGACCAGTTGATATCCTTCGTTTAACCCGTTTCGAATATGGTGAATCACCCGTTGGCGCAACTCATAGGTGGCCAACGAAGTGCCGCCAAACTTTTGTACTAAAATCTTCATGGACCGATCCCTTCTTCATGCCTTGAATGAGATCCATTTTTCCGCGATCTGTACTGCGTTGGTTGCCGCGCCCTTCAACAAGTTGTCCGCCACAACCCACAGGTTGAGCCCGCGGGGATTGGTCAAATCCCGACGAATACGGCCGACAAACACTTCCGTGCGACCCGCCACGTTGGCCGGCATCGGATAGATCTGTTGGAAAATGTCGTCTTGGACAATCACACCCGGTGCGTTCTGTAACAGCTCCCGCACTTCGTCCAGATCGTAATCGGATTTCAACTCTACGTAGACAGATTCACTATGGCCACTCAATACCGGCACGCGCACGCATGTGGCGGATACCCCGATCGTCTCATCCCCGAAAATCTTGCGGGTTTCGTTGACCATTTTCATTTCCTCAAACGTGTACCCGTTCTCCTGCGCCACGTCGCATTGCGGAATCACGTTGAACGCAATCGGATAATGCTTATCCAATTTGGCGACCGGCATCACGTTCAGCGGCATGTCGTCCCCGTTCATATAAGCGCGCGTTTGTGCCTCCAGCTCAGCCATCGCTTTGGCACCGGAGCCGGAAACGGCTTGATAGGTGGAAACGATGATCCGTTCGATTCCGTAACGGTCGTACAACGGCTTCAGCGCCACCACCATCTGTATCGTGGAACAGTTCGGGTTGGCAATAATCCCTTTGTGTTTTTTGATTTCTTCCGGGTTGACTTCCGGCACCACCAACGGTACATCCGGCTCCATGCGGAAGGCGCTCGAATTGTCCACCACCACTGCCCCGCGCTTGGCCGCCTCAGGTGCCAATTCTTTGCTGACACCGCCGCCTGCGCTGAACAAAGCAATATCCACTCCTTCAAACGCTTCCGGAGTGGCTTCCTGAACGACGATCTCCTGACCGCGGAAACGAACGGTGGTCCCGGCCGACCGCGCGGATGCCAACGGTTTCAGTTCCCCGACCGGAAAGTTTCTCTCCTCCAGGGTTTTAATCATTTGTTCTCCAACCGCACCCGTTGCGCCGACCACGGCCACCGTATACGTTTGTGCGGACATCGGCATCTCCTCCCCTGTTTCCTGTTTCGCCTCGATGCGGTTCCACAAGCAGCGAACCCTTGTATATGCTGGCGTCGCAAACCAGAAACATTCGTTTGCTTCACAAGCCTCTTGTACTATTATGAAGTCAAGTAGCGATACTTTTCAACTATTAAGGGTTGTAATTGCCGACCCTGAATCGCGGCTGCGCAGGTTTCGGGGATCAGCTCCATTCGGGCCACCATCGAGTTGGGTTTTTTTTCAGGTGCGTCCTGTCCGAATGGGACGAAATATATATTTTTGGCAGCCAACAACTTTGCCAAGTTGGCGGCATTCAAGCCCAACGCATCATTGGTGGAGATGGCGATCACCACGGGGCGTTGATTGCGCATCTGGGCTTTGGCCGCCATCAAAACGGGGCCATCCGTCAATGCATTGGCCAATCTCGCCAGCGAGTTGCCCGTACAGGGTGCGATGACGAGACAATCCAAGATTTTCTTCGGCCCGATCGGCTCCGCTTCCGGTACGGTGGATATGATCGGTTCCGGCGTGATCTCCTTGATCTGATGCAACCATTCCTCCGCTGTTCCGAACCGGCTATCCACCGTAGCCACCGTATGGGAGATGATCGGGATGACACGCGCCCCCAGTTGGACGAGTCGTCTCATCTGTGGCAACACTTCGTCATGGGTGCAGTGAGAACCGGTCAACGCAAATCCAATCGTTGTATCGTGCAGGTTCATATTTCCACCTCTTCCGTCCCTATGTCCTCCATCATCAGTCGGGTCATTGTTCGCGCCAGTATCCGCCCTGCCGTCTTGGGCGCCACGATGCCGGGAAGACTGGGTGCCAGCATTGCTTTGATTCCCCTCTTATCCGCGTACCCGAAATCAACGCCGCCGGGTTTGGACGCCAGGTCGATGATGACGGCGTGATGCGGCATCCGCGCAATCACTTGCGCCGTCACGACCAAGGAGGGAATGGTATTAAACAATAAGTCCACATCATGCACCTGCCGCGCCAAATCATATAAGTAAAAAGGCTGCAATCCCATCTCTGTTGCACGGGCCACATGCTCCGACCGTCGAACACCCACCCGAGTGTTCGCACCAAGCGCGCTCAACGTTCGTGCCAGCGTCAACCCGACGCGTCCCAGCCCCAACACCATTGACTTGGAACCGTGAATAGTGAAGTCGGTGTTTTGGATGGCCATCATCAGTGCACCTTCCACTGTCGGAATAGAGTTGTAGATGGCCACATCGTCCCGGTTCAGCAGTTCGATCAAACGGATCCCATGAGCCGCACAGAGATTCTGCAGGTACGGTTTGGCCATGCCGGCGTAGATGAT
This window contains:
- a CDS encoding dipicolinate synthase subunit B, with translation MNLHDTTIGFALTGSHCTHDEVLPQMRRLVQLGARVIPIISHTVATVDSRFGTAEEWLHQIKEITPEPIISTVPEAEPIGPKKILDCLVIAPCTGNSLARLANALTDGPVLMAAKAQMRNQRPVVIAISTNDALGLNAANLAKLLAAKNIYFVPFGQDAPEKKPNSMVARMELIPETCAAAIQGRQLQPLIVEKYRYLTS
- the dapA gene encoding 4-hydroxy-tetrahydrodipicolinate synthase, with the protein product MVKFGRLLTAMITPFTSEGTIDWPKVSALIDHLIATGTETIVVAGTTGESPTLSHDEKLELFRRTVQHAAGRVKVMASTGSNNTAASVALTREAEQMGVDGVMLVAPYYNKPSQEGLYRHFRTVAESTSLPVMVYNIPGRTGVNLTVETMARLAEIDNIVAFKEASGSVIQAGKLADRVPEGVAVYSGDDALTLPTLAVGGHGIVSVASHLVGSGMQKMMQSYFAGDVQTAAKLHARYLPLFEGLFMAPNPVPVKYALSLKGLCEPYVRLPLVELDEEQKEKVKALVEAL
- the dpsA gene encoding dipicolinate synthase subunit DpsA: MLTGKHVAFLGGDARQLEVIKSCIELNATVSLIGFDNLQKPFSEANHRELTHELLETVDILVLPIVGTDEHGQVDSVFTSKKLVLTEEHIQSLHRNAIIYAGMAKPYLQNLCAAHGIRLIELLNRDDVAIYNSIPTVEGALMMAIQNTDFTIHGSKSMVLGLGRVGLTLARTLSALGANTRVGVRRSEHVARATEMGLQPFYLYDLARQVHDVDLLFNTIPSLVVTAQVIARMPHHAVIIDLASKPGGVDFGYADKRGIKAMLAPSLPGIVAPKTAGRILARTMTRLMMEDIGTEEVEI
- the dapG gene encoding aspartate kinase, with product MKILVQKFGGTSLATYELRQRVIHHIRNGLNEGYQLVVVVSAMGRKGDPYATDTLLDLINQNGRSLQPRERDLLLSCGEIISATTLSSMLHREGIDNTVLTGGQAGIITNHQHNNAQIITINPSRIHQELKKGKVVIVAGFQGKTTDGEITTLGRGGSDTTATALGVALGAEMVDIFTDVDGIMTADPRIVEDAVPLETVTYTEMCNLAFQGAKVIHPRAVEIAMQTNVPIRVRSTMTDNPGTLVTSTSEVTRLAGEVQDRLITGITQVPNVTQIKVKAKEGQYDFQLKVFKAMAENGISVDFINVNPSGVAYTVFDELADRAEEILRSLGFEPELHRHCAKVSAVGAGIAGVPGAMAKMVEALTEEDIQILQSADSHTTLWVLVRGEDMVKAVRALHRKFELHNIHYQTAE
- a CDS encoding aspartate-semialdehyde dehydrogenase — translated: MSAQTYTVAVVGATGAVGEQMIKTLEERNFPVGELKPLASARSAGTTVRFRGQEIVVQEATPEAFEGVDIALFSAGGGVSKELAPEAAKRGAVVVDNSSAFRMEPDVPLVVPEVNPEEIKKHKGIIANPNCSTIQMVVALKPLYDRYGIERIIVSTYQAVSGSGAKAMAELEAQTRAYMNGDDMPLNVMPVAKLDKHYPIAFNVIPQCDVAQENGYTFEEMKMVNETRKIFGDETIGVSATCVRVPVLSGHSESVYVELKSDYDLDEVRELLQNAPGVIVQDDIFQQIYPMPANVAGRTEVFVGRIRRDLTNPRGLNLWVVADNLLKGAATNAVQIAEKWISFKA